The DNA sequence ataataataataatcacaAAATTGAACTTAAGaatgtttgtttgttattattctcCATAGGCCCACAATAGAACCAAGGAATGAATGGAATAGAATGGAATAGAATGTAATGGAATCAactgatttgatttgattcattttctttcttggttgtctattttttttcggGATTTGAATTCTTGGTAGTATGACCCGCACCACCCGAATATCCCGAGTGGTTCTATCTCTCCTTATAATGACGGGTGGCTTCGACCCCCAATAGTACTACGTAGTTGACATGCCGTGCTGCGGCCTGGCCTGGCACGGAACGGCATCAccagaacaaaaaaaaaaatacacaCACCAGCCCCCTCCCCCCCACCAAAGATTTTAGATTAACAGTTACGAACCTTGAGCAATTAACCAGATTTGGTGAGTTGTTTACTGTATTAGGGAGAGAGGGGTTCAcctggttgttgttgttcgtTGTTGTTCGTTGCTTGCTTGCTTGGTgcaatcaaaataaaaatcacGAGCTTGCAATCAACTAAAGAtggaaaaaacaaaaataaacacTACAGCTTTCAAGTGAAATTACTACAACAAAGCTGAATAGGAGATAGGAAACACCAACGACGGTTTGTGACAACCATTTTTAGTCCTTGTCTGAAAGTAAGAGTAGTATTGACAAATGGATAATTCGTTATTTGTTCTATTAGGCTTGAAATTCTCATGATGTTTAGAGACCAAGAAAACAGAGATAAGCTTATAAGCTTATGTCGTTGTAGTCTTGGAAAACAGTAGAGATTTGCGACAATATCAACGCCTAAAATTGGAGAGGCGGCAGCAACGGTGGCAAAGATAGAGATGGTGGCGGCAGCGGTAGTGGTGGCAACTGCAACGGCAGTGGCGGAGCCAAAGCCTATATCTTTTGTGATGCATACAAAAAGTAAGCAATTGTTAAAATTTTTGTgcgtgtgtgtgtgtgtgacGATACTGTCAAAACATTTAGTGTAGTATTTCCCTTAAGAAGTCGATATGTTTTGTGTATGTTTATGTGCAAGTGGATGtagtatttttttgtagGGCGGTCGTGTACACAGTCGAGGAATGGAgagaatttgaatttgatttagtCATAGCAACAATATACACACATCTGTATCTGTCTGTATGCACACACAAGTACAAAAAGATTCTCACACAAAACACAAGAAGCAGAAGATCCTTTCAAAGCTAATTCGTGTGTGTGTGAGTGTGAGTgtgttttgatttatttttttttttagttttgcAGATGTTTAAACGATTCAATTTGTAAGTTATTGTTCAAAATAGGGGGGGTGGGGGGCAACCAGAAAAGAAGGAGCTTACGGAATAGGCAATGAAAACGTGTGAATTAGGTCAAAAGTTCCAGCCCTCCACTCCTCCTCCCAGCCCTCCCGTCGATCGAATACCAGAACCGAAACTAAAACCAAAAGAGTAATCTGTAACAgggagagagagagagtgtgtgtgtatgtgttTGATTATCAACTGAAATTTAGGTTTGTTTTACCTGACTATTATCTATAATAAGTAACTTTATTGATCAGGACCTTATTGTTTAAGGCTGCTAATTGCTACCTAAttgtataataataataagttatatatatcatAAGATAAGCTGGTAAGCACAGGGAAATACAGAcaagaacaaaaataaaaaaaaaaaagaaacgaCGTATTGAAAGTGACAAATTTTTCACTAATTTGTGTCGTTTTGGGAGCAATAATTACCATTTTCTATCTTAACCCATAATAcgttttattttattttttattttttattttttcattgcTGTAATTTGTTTGCCTTCGGGTTATGAGAATATGGTGATGGATGGATTTGGGTTGAGGTGGAAGGCAGGAGGGCGGGAGGTTATGCATGAATTTTGTACCAATGTgctacaacaacaacaacaacaacccaTTTTGGACAAGCAAGTACAAAACTACCCAGCACTACAGACATGGTTGATTTtccaaccaacaacaacaacaacaacagaactttgcaaaatcaatttacaAGTGTACAGCCCAATAACATACTACACAACCAAAAAGAACAAGTGTAAGATGGCGGAAAGTAGAACAAGGGCAAAACAATTTTGGGGGAAAAGCACAGAAAAGAATGGCAATGAAATTGTTCCGATATTGTACCACTTGAATGTTATATATGCATCATGAGCGAATAGAATGATTTTCTGgctttttttgttttttttttttttgtcattttttGCTTTAGATTCTGCATTTTCCTTATTTGACTATATTGGGTTAAGAATGATTTAGTAAGAAAAACAACAGATTTAgatatttgttattatgACTAGTGCTTGTAGTTAAATATCACTCAAACGTTTTTCCCCCTTTTCCCttaataaaatagaatttgttgataataataattttgttccctgttctttttttaaaaaaaaggaagacACAAAACCATCAAGTTCAAAATATGATGcaaaaaagacaaaaaaaattttttcttcttcttcttcttcttctttctgtttatttatttacttttcttctgaaatttcaataaccagatttatttttagcAATCtcagtttttctttttttttttatactACTAATACTGGCATTACAATGAGTGACCTCGCTCCCGACTTGCGGATCGACCAACCCATTTCATGCATGTATCTCACCTTGAACTAAAACTAAGCAATAGAACAAaatcgaaaaaaaaaaaaaaaaagaaatggaacaaaaaaaaagggggacAGACGGGGCAATTGTCATAACATCATGGAATATCTTCcttttaattatttttttttttcaaattttttccCAATCAACATCAAACTATAAATAAGTCAGGATAATTCCTccaaaaatgatttttccatcttcttttctttttctttcttcattatcaactAATCACAGTTaatctaataataacaacttATACTATCGCTTAATAAAAATGCAATTCTCATCTGCTGTCGTTTTATCCGCTGTTGCTGGTTCCGCTTTGGCTGCTTACTCCAACTCCACTGCCACTGACATTCAAACTACTGTTGTTACCATCACTTCTTGTGAAGAAAACAAATGTCACGAAACTGAAGTCACCACTGGTGTCACCACTGTCACTGAAGTTGAAACCACTTACACCACTTACTGCCCATTGTCAACCACCGAAGCTCCAGTTGCTTCTACTGCTACTGATGTTTCTACCACCGTTGTCACCATCACCTCTTGTGAAGAAGACAAATGTCATGAAACCGCTGTCACCACTGGTGTCACCACTGTCACTGAAGGTACTACTATCTACACTACCTACTGCCCATTACCATCTACCGAAGCTCCAGCTCCAGGTCCATCTGCTGAAGAATCTAAACCAGCCCCAGCTCCATCTGCTGAAGAATCTAAACCAGCTCCAGCTCCATCTGCTGAAGAATCTTCCCCAGCTCCAACTAAAGCTGCTGAATCTTCCCCAGCTCAAGAAACTACTCCAAAGACTGTTGCTGCTGAATCTTCTCCAGCTCCATCTTCTGCTGCTCCAGCTGTCTCTACTGCTGAAGCCGGTGCTGCTGCTAACGCTGTTCCAGTTGCTGCTGGTTTGTTAGCTTTGGCTGCTTTGTTCTAAGTTTATTAAGAGcataaacaataatttacacaaacaaacatttttctttttcttttcttttctttgatttaattaagGGTCATTTATAACATTATGActtattatttgttaatttttggcttttgttattatattatcaatttatttatattttcgTGAGTTTTTTCggtttttaattaaatttgttttttggattacattttaaaaaattattttttggtactagtaatttttttttttttggatttttttttttttgtatatatattggtTTTTTATTAAGTTTCTGTTTTCGTTACATTCAAAAATGCTacttttgtttgtttcaaagtattatataatatatataattatatctAATATAAGTTAATAATACCGTTTGcacaaaatatttaattgtaAGAAagtttgtttcaatttgggttggttggttggttggtttgTGAACCCTCGTTGAACTTCAAGATTGTCTGTTGATACTATAAAGCTCCACCACTTCAATACATTGCTGCTGCTTCGAGGCTCAAGTCTAATATGCTCGAGTCGACAGTTTAAAGTCTTTTATATAGTTAAACTTTTAGAGTTTAAGGTTTAAAGTTTGAACTTCTGCGGTGATTGGTGattgtagtagtagtttgtttcatcatcaaaatgGAAGGGGGTGGAAGGGTGGTGATAATGATGTATTACTTATTGCTGCCACCTTACTACGCCGCGCCTTACTTCAAGCCAAGCTAAGCCATGTCATTTCCTTCTTCGTACTGCGGAGGTGGCGGATCCCTGTCAATTTAGACGGCCCTaatattttagttttagcCAGGGGCGGCGGAATTTGTTTGCCTCCCTCATGTTGCGGGCGAGTGGTGGCAAAAAAGAGAAGCTCAGAAACAAGCCGAGGTAGGGTGATGGTGAAAGGGAGGCACAGACAAGGAGGATAGGTCggaaattttatcaaactGACAACTTTGTAAATGATCAATGACCCAAAAAAGACATATTGAACTAAAACTTATTTGATGGGGTGTGTTGTTTTTTAAATCCCTCAATTTCTACCAACTACACCCATATGGTAAGCAATGAAAACAGACACATGCACTGATGATGACCATAGATGAAATTATCACAAATTAGAACAAAATGggaagaaaattttttattttggaaatttcatcattgaTTAAGCAATTTTACTTCTTatctcatcatcatcatcatcatcacaaaatataatatgAATTTTAGTTTTCAGTTTTAAATTCATATCTTCTTATTATGTATAACTAAAAAAACtaccaaaaagaaaaaaaaaaaaaaaaaaaacatctAGATTTTTACATTGTTTGATAAATGAATCATAAACCTTTATGAGTTAgtgtcttcttcttcttcttctcttcctcttccttCTGAGTCAATTAAACAAGATTACGTATAATTTCTATTTCctttcaattattgaaagagaaagaattgatgaaaatagAACAGTACTATAGTATCAAATTTTctatttgttattattagtacaagtaatattgtttattatttgttattgttacaAATTATGAATAGTAATGATACATagtttaaagaaaatgaaaaaatgagttttttgttgttgttttctaTTTGAATCTCAGATTTAAAAATAGATTATGGTTTAAATCGATTAATTTGTTTGTCAAgacaacaacgacaacaacaacgacaacaacaacgacaacaacaacgacaacaacaacaaagtaCTCCATGTATAAGTAATAGATTAAGATCTCTTCTTTAAAACCAATCTTTTGCATTTCTCTCTATCTCTCTCCCACCTCCCTTCCTCTCTTAGACTTGaccatttttaaattgctatatatttaatcataaataaatatcatcatcattcatatcatattgttgttgatactTTTCTGAATGTTTTGATGTCATAAAATTCATTGATGATTTCCCAGAATCACCATttatatctttttctttttcttcttcattagtattaatttcaattactcttttattattagtagtgataatttgttcattttgatcattttcttcaatatcaatgaacttatcaattaataattgaaatttatcTTGATATTTAATGgcattaatttcatttatcCCATAAactttaatattattaatattaatattagtaTCACTAAAAGTATTGATGTTATCaccaattttatcaaatttgaaatataaatCTTTCCCACtaatttgtaaattaataaatctaatTGGTAATCGAATATGATAAataccattattatcaaaagatttaatatgatattgtttaattaatttaaattttgaaatatatttattttcattttgatttggtAATTGTGAAGAAGTTAATTGAGATAATGgaatttttgataatttattaaatccaTTCTTTGTATTTGGTTTAAatccaattgataataaaattccTTGAGACGGTGATGGAGAATTGTTATCTTCTCGACATTCAAGAATTATATCAGTAGGGATAATATTGGTACTTAATCGTATACCCAATTGATTTCCACCTTTCcaaacaatatcatcatctaatAATACATGATTGGCATTATATTCATCTTGAtaaaaattggatttatATATCCACCATCCATATAACATTTTTTCTAATATActatgatgatgattatggctagaagaagaagaagaagacgacGAAGAAGTAGTTAGAAACCCCAAGATTCTTGCACCAGTTGAATAATCAGcataattgattgatgttgatgatgttcCTTGAGTTATTAAATCAAGTATTGAATTGATCcataatttatttgttttgggATCAATTATCACATTATGatttttggtttcattGCCATTgccattgttgttgttgttgttattattggaGACCAAAgttaaattatcaagaatattatcaatatctaATCGAATATCTTGTTTTATAGATTccattgattttgaaatcaatttttcaacatatttttgtaattcttgtaaatcattaaatttttccaattgttgtaatttttcatcaagataagaattttgataattatcaataaatttatataaaaattgatgaaattccggacttatttgaatttgattattttctaacgttattattttatcgtcattatcatcatgtTTGGTAAtagttgatttattttgattgCTTTTTGACGATGATTGTTGATTCTCAATAACATTAATAactttattattcaattgatcaatttgtgattgtaattgaaacaatgtttcttgttgtttttcatgggaatttttcaattcttgatcTAATCGATGTAATTTCCCATCTAATTTAGCCATTTTAATCGTATCAAAAGATCCAATTGACGGAAATAGATTCGGTAGTATAGTGGAAATTTGTCCAGTTATCAATAAATACCCCAATATGGTTATAAGAAATGATATCGatgaaattataatatattgTTTCCAATTAATATTGTTATCATGCTGGACATTACTCAACTTGGAACCAACAAGATTAATTTCATCTGATTCCAGTATCGATGGTGATCGCGATAGTGATCCAAAGCtttcttgtttattaaGTTTATTCAGTCTTGTTCGAGGATATCTATAGTGATTCTCTTTTgtaaagttgttgttgttctcatcatcattatcatcatcatcgtcatcgtTGAATACATTTTTCTCTTTAAATCGATCAGTATCAAACTCATGATCTCCATCACTTAAATATCCATCCTCATAACCACTTGCATCAAAATCACTTTCTAACAGTTCTTCATTAAATGTATCACTATCACTAAGTATatattcatcatcttcataaTCTTCATCACCTCTACCCCCATCAATGTTGGCATCCTCATTAGCATTAATACTTTCCTTTAGTTCTCcattcaaaaatttcaaatacGATTTATTagtatcaaattcatccaattcctcctcctcctcctcttcatcatcatcatcatcgaactcttctttttcttgaacAAATTTCCCATTAGGAACATCATTTATAATATCATTACCATTTTCTTGTATACTGGTTTTACTATTCAGTATAATCTTTGCgattttttcatcaatcgATACATCTGAActatgattatgattattatacGAAAACACTTCGTTCTTGTTGTTACTGTTACGACTTTTTCTTATAGGTGATCGAAGTGGATTGGCTTTACCTATATTATGTTTCAAATGAACggaattatcatcatcatcagtaTTATTGGTGAATCTGGGAACCATAGAAAATCCCGACATATTCGTGTAGTATTG is a window from the Candida dubliniensis CD36 chromosome 4, complete sequence genome containing:
- a CDS encoding uncharacterized protein (conserved hypothetical protein;~possibly fungus-specific), with the protein product MQFSSAVVLSAVAGSALAAYSNSTATDIQTTVVTITSCEENKCHETEVTTGVTTVTEVETTYTTYCPLSTTEAPVASTATDVSTTVVTITSCEEDKCHETAVTTGVTTVTEGTTIYTTYCPLPSTEAPAPGPSAEESKPAPAPSAEESKPAPAPSAEESSPAPTKAAESSPAQETTPKTVAAESSPAPSSAAPAVSTAEAGAAANAVPVAAGLLALAALF
- a CDS encoding uncharacterized protein (conserved hypothetical protein;~possibly fungus-specific) — encoded protein: MSGFSMVPRFTNNTDDDDNSVHLKHNIGKANPLRSPIRKSRNSNNKNEVFSYNNHNHSSDVSIDEKIAKIISNSKTSIQENGNDIINDVPNGKFVQEKEEFDDDDDEEEEEEELDEFDTNKSYLKFLNGELKESINANEDANIDGGRGDEDYEDDEYILSDSDTFNEESLESDFDASGYEDGYLSDGDHEFDTDRFKEKNVFNDDDDDDNDDENNNNFTKENHYRYPRTRSNKLNKQESFGSLSRSPSISESDEINLVGSKLSNVQHDNNINWKQYIIISSISFLITILGYLLITGQISTILPNLFPSIGSFDTIKMAKLDGKLHRLDQELKNSHEKQQETLFQLQSQIDQLNNKVINVIENQQSSSKSNQNKSTITKHDDNDDKIITLENNQIQISPEFHQFLYKFIDNYQNSYLDEKLQQLEKFNDLQELQKYVEKLISKSMESIKQDIRLDIDNILDNLTLVSNNNNNNNNGNGNETKNHNVIIDPKTNKLWINSILDLITQGTSSTSINYADYSTGARILGFLTTSSSSSSSSSSHNHHHSILEKMLYGWWIYKSNFYQDEYNANHVLLDDDIVWKGGNQLGIRLSTNIIPTDIILECREDNNSPSPSQGILLSIGFKPNTKNGFNKLSKIPLSQLTSSQLPNQNENKYISKFKLIKQYHIKSFDNNGIYHIRLPIRFINLQISGKDLYFKFDKIGDNINTFSDTNININNIKVYGINEINAIKYQDKFQLLIDKFIDIEENDQNEQIITTNNKRVIEINTNEEEKEKDINGDSGKSSMNFMTSKHSEKYQQQYDMNDDDIYL